Proteins encoded by one window of Thalassoroseus pseudoceratinae:
- a CDS encoding response regulator, translating to MTKRLKIVIADDEEDIRQGFRRLLCRLGCDVIGEASNGCELVKLCQNNQPDLVITDIRMPMMSGLEAARKIAETQSIPVIVVSSYDCPADEDCNSVADFLLKPVGLPDLEAAIAKACPPV from the coding sequence ATGACCAAGCGACTCAAAATCGTGATCGCCGATGACGAAGAAGACATTCGGCAAGGATTTCGCCGCCTGTTGTGCAGGCTCGGCTGTGACGTCATCGGCGAAGCTTCAAACGGTTGTGAGTTAGTGAAACTCTGCCAGAATAATCAACCGGACCTCGTCATCACCGATATCCGAATGCCAATGATGTCTGGTCTCGAAGCGGCCCGAAAGATCGCAGAAACTCAATCCATTCCGGTGATTGTCGTCTCATCTTACGATTGCCCCGCCGACGAGGATTGCAATTCGGTCGCGGACTTTTTGCTCAAACCGGTGGGCCTGCCGGACCTGGAAGCCGCGATCGCAAAAGCCTGTCCTCCCGTTTAA